From a single Lolium rigidum isolate FL_2022 chromosome 7, APGP_CSIRO_Lrig_0.1, whole genome shotgun sequence genomic region:
- the LOC124673307 gene encoding heat shock protein 82-like: protein MHPTRSRASICKTIIKNILGDKIEKVVVSDRIVDSPCCLVTGEYGWTANMERIMKAQALRDSSMGAYMSSKKTMEINPENGIMEELRKRAEADPNDKSVKDLVMLLFETALLTSGFSLEEPNTFAARIHRMLKLGLNIDDLGAEEEDADMPAPEEDGAEESKMEEVD, encoded by the coding sequence ATGCATCCGACCCGTTCGAGGGCCTCGATCTGCAAGACCATCATCAAGAACATCCTCGGCGACAAGATCGAGAAGGTCGTCGTCTCCGACCGCATCGTCGACTCCCCGTGCTGCCTCGTCACCGGCGAGTACGGCTGGACGGCAAACATGGAGCGGATCATGAAGGCGCAGGCGCTGCGCGACAGCAGCATGGGCGCCTACATGTCCAGCAAGAAGACCATGGAGATCAACCCGGAGAACGGCATCATGGAGGAGCTCCGGAAGCGCGCCGAGGCTGACCCCAACGACAAGTCCGTCAAGGACCTCGTCATGCTGCTCTTCGAGACCGCGCTGCTCACCTCCGGGTTCAGCCTCGAGGAGCCCAACACCTTCGCCGCCAGGATCCACAGGATGCTCAAGCTGGGGCTCAACATCGATGACCTTggcgccgaggaggaggacgccgacaTGCCCGCCCCGGAGGAGGACGGCGCCGAGGAGAGCAAGATGGAGGAGGTCGACTGA